Below is a window of Pseudodesulfovibrio sp. 5S69 DNA.
TCACCCCTTCGGCAAAGGAAAACACGCTGAACTCGGCTCGCGGATCACGGCCGGGCTTGGCCAGCTCACTCATGATGTCTCGAAGGGTCGGCAGGCCGACCTCATCGGAAACATAGGACTTGATGTCCACACGGGTTCGGGAGTCCTCATCCGTAACCAGTTCGGAAACAGAGCACCCCGCGTCCCTGGCCATCTTTTTCACCAGATCATATCGCTCGGGGTGGACGGCACTGCCGTCGAGAATCTCCTTGCCCTTGACACGGAGGAAGCCGGCGGCCTGCTCAAAGGCTTTGGGGCCAAGCCGAGGCACTTTGAGCAACTCGCGCCGTGACGAAAACGATCCATTTCCCTCTCGGTAAGCCACGATATTCTCAGCCAATACCGGTCCAAGACCAGAGACATGGGTGAGCAGCTCGACGCTGGCGGTGTTAAGGTCTATGCCGACCGAGTTGACGCACCGCTCCACAACGTCGTCAAGTCCCTTTTTCAAAGCGGTCTGATCGACGTCGTGCTGGTACTGTCCCACCCCGATCGATTTGGGATCAATCTTGACCAGTTCGGCCAGCGGGTCCATGAGCCTGCGGCCGATGGAAACGGAGCCGCGCACCGTGAGATCAAGATCCGGGAACTCACGCCTGGCCACTTCGGAGGCCGAGTAGATGGAGGCGCCGGACTCGTTGACCAAGACGATGGGAATACCAAGACCAAGCCCACGCACGAAGGCCTCGGTCTCGCGTCCTGCCGTGCCGTTGCCTATCGCTATGGCTTCGACGTCATATCGTGAACAAAGATTGCCGAGTATGTGCGCCGCGTCGGTCTGCTGTTTCCTTGAGCCGGTCGGATAGATCGTGGTATGATCCTGAAGTGCGCCCTGGGCGTCGAGAACGGTAAGCTTGGCACCCGTTCGGAAGCCGGGATCAAGAGCCAGTACACGCTTCTGGCCAAGAGGCGCCGCAAGCAACAACTCGCGCAAGTTCGAGGCAAATACGCCAATGGCCTCGGCATCCGCCCGCTTCTTGATTTCTGCACGGACCTCGTTTTCAATGGAGGGGCGCAGAAGGCGTTTGTAGCAGTCTTCAAGGGCCCGTTCGACCTCCTGGGCATCGGGGCCGGAACCGTGGACCAGATCACGAACCAGCAGACCCACGCCTTCCTCATCCGCCGGTCGCAAGGAGAGCCGGAGAACCTTTTCCTTCTCTCCCCGGAACATGGCCAAGGCCCGATGTCCCGGGACACGCACAAGCGGCTCATCCCACTCGAACCAATCCCGGAACTTCTGCCCTTCTTCCATCATCTTCTTGATGACCTTAGATTGGAAGCGGCCACGCTTCACGAACAGGACGCGGAGGGCTCCACGTATCTTGGATTGCTCGCTGACATCTTCCGCGATGATGTCCCGTGCGCCGGCAAGGGCGGTCTCGACGTCGGGGACACCCTTGTCAGCGTCAACAAAGCATTTCGCCTCCAATTGGGGGGTAACGCCCACCTGCTTGAAGATCAACTTCGCCAAAGGAGCCAGGCCGCGTTCCTTGGCAATGCTCGCGCGTGTCTGCCGTTTGGGGCGGTGCGGAAGATAGAGATCCTCAAGGATCGTCTTGTCCCTGGCGTTCTCGATGGCGATTTTGAGTTCATCAGTGAGAAGATCGCGTTCGGCCAAGGAGGAAAGGATGGCGTCGCGGCGCTTATCCAGTTCGGCCAACTCGGTGAGCCGGTCACGGACTTTGCCTACGGCCACTTCGTCCATGCTGCCCGTGGCTTCCTTGCGATAGCGAGAGATGAAAGGAACCGTGGCCCCTTCGTCGAGGAGCGAGGCCACGGCCTTTACATGCTTGTCGGAGAGCGCCAGTTCTTGCGAGATGCGCTGGATATGTTTGGCATTCAAGCTTTTATTCCTGTTTTTTTAAATAGATGACTGATTGTCTCTTCACCTGGGCAGGGTCCATGCCCAACGAATCGGCACACTCTCTATCACGGCCTCCTTGTCTGCGCCACCGTCCAGGGGGCTTCCCGTATATTGCCCTCCATACCACCCTGACCGTTTCCGTCCCGGATTCTGAATCGCCCTTGCCAAGCGGACGATTTTGGTCATCCCGGCCGTGGCGGCACGAACGGGGAACAAGAAAAATCATCCACGACAAATGAATGAGAGACAACCTCGGAAGCACACCCTCCACCGGCTCCCGTACGCTTCCGCCGATCGATCACAAGGCAAAGTGCGAACAAGCGCCTGCCCGTCAAGAGAAGGACAGACGCCCGTGCGCAGGCCCGGACCCGTTGCGCGGCATCGGGCCTGGGGACGGCGGCGGTCGGGCCGGGTTCCGGCGGCCAGGGAGGTGGTCCCTCCCCCCGACCGCCGTTCGGATTTGAAATGGCTTGGGCCCGCTCAGGCCCAGATCTTCTCGGGCATGTAGGGGTGGGTGCCTTCGATGACCGGCAGGCCGGACTTGGCCTGTATCTTGGTGATGACGTCGTCGGCGTGCGTACAGTGGTCGGACAGGCACGGGCCGATGTGGATGACGGTGGGCTGCTCCTTCAGGGGCACGTTCCAGAGCTTGACCTGGGCCAGCCGCTGGACGATGGACGCGCCGGGGCACCCGCCGCAGTTGAGGATGCCCAGGACCTCGGCCTCCTGGTCCTTGTAGCGCTCGAACTGGCCTTCGCGCCGGTTGAAGGCCACCAGGCAGCGGGAACAGCCGATGCAGACGTCGTCCATGGTATTGCGGCATCCGATGATGAGAATCTTTTCCATGCGAACCTCCTGTGGGTAGTTGTCCCTCCTCATTGTTTCATTTGAACGATTGCGTCAATATTCATACTGCATCGGGAATAAATACCGGCCCCAGAAGTCCGAAAACGGGTGACTGCGGGG
It encodes the following:
- a CDS encoding Tex family protein, coding for MNAKHIQRISQELALSDKHVKAVASLLDEGATVPFISRYRKEATGSMDEVAVGKVRDRLTELAELDKRRDAILSSLAERDLLTDELKIAIENARDKTILEDLYLPHRPKRQTRASIAKERGLAPLAKLIFKQVGVTPQLEAKCFVDADKGVPDVETALAGARDIIAEDVSEQSKIRGALRVLFVKRGRFQSKVIKKMMEEGQKFRDWFEWDEPLVRVPGHRALAMFRGEKEKVLRLSLRPADEEGVGLLVRDLVHGSGPDAQEVERALEDCYKRLLRPSIENEVRAEIKKRADAEAIGVFASNLRELLLAAPLGQKRVLALDPGFRTGAKLTVLDAQGALQDHTTIYPTGSRKQQTDAAHILGNLCSRYDVEAIAIGNGTAGRETEAFVRGLGLGIPIVLVNESGASIYSASEVARREFPDLDLTVRGSVSIGRRLMDPLAELVKIDPKSIGVGQYQHDVDQTALKKGLDDVVERCVNSVGIDLNTASVELLTHVSGLGPVLAENIVAYREGNGSFSSRRELLKVPRLGPKAFEQAAGFLRVKGKEILDGSAVHPERYDLVKKMARDAGCSVSELVTDEDSRTRVDIKSYVSDEVGLPTLRDIMSELAKPGRDPRAEFSVFSFAEGVNDIKDLHEGMRLPGIVTNVTKFGAFVDIGVHQDGLVHISQLSDGFVRDPSDVVAAGKEVEVTVLSVDVQRRRIGLSMKNG
- a CDS encoding CGGC domain-containing protein, with translation MEKILIIGCRNTMDDVCIGCSRCLVAFNRREGQFERYKDQEAEVLGILNCGGCPGASIVQRLAQVKLWNVPLKEQPTVIHIGPCLSDHCTHADDVITKIQAKSGLPVIEGTHPYMPEKIWA